In the Ptychodera flava strain L36383 chromosome 1, AS_Pfla_20210202, whole genome shotgun sequence genome, GGTCTTGTTTTGACGCCACCGTCAACGGCCGCGACGTCAGAAGAAACGACTAGGAGCGGAGACGTTGACACGCGCACTCAAGTCAGGGTAACAATCGCACATCGggagaagacagatttgacaacTGTCAAGGGCGAGGACGAAGTCCTGTATTCACAACATGCTAGGTTAGATAGATTTGATCACACCACAAAAGAATGGATAGAACATGGTTCCGTCAACTTAAAATTTGTAAAGGAGAAAATCAGCGGACATATCCGACTGTCGATAAGAGGAGATCAATCATCACCAGATTTTGCCGACTGCTATCTGAATACCGAGATGGAATTACGGCCAAAATCTGGATCTGACAGTTCATGGAGGTTGAATGTTAAGGATTTCACAGCGGAGGGACCAAACACTGAGCGACAAATTGCCTTGATCTTCAAAACTTCCGAAGAAGCGAAGGAGTTCAAGCAGAATTTTGAACAATGTCAGGCGATGCTTACTCGAACGAATAGAAAGGCAGAACGACTTGAGCTGACAACAATTGAAGATACTCTAAAGGTTTGATCTTTTCGTGATGATTCTGATGATAGTCTTAGAATGAAGTATCGATAATTTGCTATTCAAGAATTTATGATCTTAGTATAGCTATACATAAATGAGTAAAAATCGATCTGCCCAAAATGAGGCCTGCTCACTTCAGATTATGTGCTCCAATACATTTCCTGATGAAGTTATGGTACCGACGttgaatgataaatttatttccaatTGTATTAACTCCGCAAGTGATTAAATCGCTGAATATGTCAATACTATGGTTATCTTTCTTGTTTCTAGGCAATTGGAGCGCTACTCAAAGACAGACGTTCAGCCCAAATGTGGAGATGTGATTCGTGCCTCGTTAGCAACAGTTACCTCACAATCAAATGTGGAGGATGTGATGCATGGCAACCGGAACTTCTTCAGTTGGATAAAGGACTCTGATTCAGCAGCGAAGATCCACAACATCGAACTTTATCAGAATGTACAAAATTGTTAACCTAAGCTCGAAGCGCCCCCTTGGGGCAGAATATCGAACGGGCTACTGTCCATACCATACTCTCCTTTTTCCTACCTAGCGTCTACGAGAGCAATGAAATTGCAAATCGTCATGACTGTAGTCCTTAATGAAAGTTTACTCCATCACAATTGCAAATTAAGCGCGTGAATTAGTACTACGAGTGTCTACAACATTAGATCGTGTTTGAtataatcatagacagtagtttCTCTACTGATTTTGATATAATGATATCATCGAGGGAGACGCACGTGTTACACAATTGGTAGATTCACGGGACAATCAAACAGTAAAGATCCTTGCATGAACATATTTACAACAGCGTGTTTGCATAGGGGATTGGTTACATGTCCGTTCTCGGGGTGGGGATAGAGGTagcttggtctcagcacaggtttctccttgatatttttttattgtcCTTATTGTCcttgtttattttatcaaaatacatataactatgatatgtattgccaataaacatTCATACTGCCAATCTAAtgtcttggtcttatgttagcacagtttttctcgagagtctatggttaGCACTAGTTTGTGATGATTTCTATTTTTCCTTCCCAGTGccatgtatttgtcctttgacaattctacgcgaagttttgtcactgtgctgcgtctattatgGGATGTGTTTGATTGtctaatgcgccaaagcaagcaagcaagagTAAATTACTAATCGGTAGACACTGTCAACAGATTATCACTAGATTAACGTTAACTTTGataaagtcaacaacgaacgcactgTTATACTTGCAGGTGCGTTTAtcattgtgatgatgatgatgaatatgACGACAGCGATAACATTGATAATGACACAGGTAACTTCTGCAACACGGTGAAACGGTACAATATCGATTCACTGTATTATTAGATATGTACCACGGATTACCAATCTGTTGGCAGAGAAATaaggttgtttttttttacagacAGAGATAATATGGTCCCTCTGTTTTtcgcattttctcaaaaactgtaaaattttcTACGTATTTTAGCTTTTGATTGAGCTCATTATTACTGCTATTAAATACTATACCAATTGCTCACTATAAGCAAAATATTTCACGTCTTTTGCGAACTGTAAATCGTTTTGAAAACAGGTCATACATTACATAGAAAACCATGGataagaaattatttcacgctaaattatgcaaattagttattatCCGGTATTACGTTCTGATAGTAAATATTGTCGCCTGctcctgaacaacaataaatattatgacagaaccccatgactTCAGTCAATATCGTTGATACTCTAGATGGATCCTCTATTAAGGATCCGTCTGTGTGACTTCAGTCACTAAAATCACTTCATAATTACTTAATataagcatagacagtagaggggggaagaccTCTCTACTGTCCATGATATAAGTATGTAAGAGCGAGATCTGCTCCATTGCTAGAATTCATTAGACAGAATGAAAAGGAaatttctgtgtttttatgtctttaatttttcaaatcttgTACACGTCGGAACAAAGTACCTATTTAatgtactgaaatattttccccGCCAGCAAGCTCGCCGTTCTTATATAATAGAGTCCCACAAACTCATCATGGCAAACATCGGGGTTCTCTTGTTTAAGGGGGAATGGTTGAACGTTTTATAACGCAAAGTTATCTTGATTAAAGGATGGGGCATTGTCCCGTCTGTGGCTGCACGTATGGAACCCCAGACAACGTGTCTGTTGTCATGCTCAACATATCCCAACATTCTTTGTGCCTATCCACAATGTTTAAATTGCAGCTGTACCGAAACCGGTGACCGCGTCCGAAGCAGCTTCACATAAACTAAGGGACGCAACCAACGGTCATTTGGCATAGTCTCGCACTGACTGAAAGCTACAAAACTGCACTGTGAATATGTATCAAGTGACGAATTTGCTTAATATTAGCACGACATTCGCCGCAAATTTTCGGGAAAATGCAATGTTTATCAACTAGAAAGTCCTACATTTGCACACTGGGCTACTCCATCTCTTTCAACGTATTTACCGTCGTCGATTCGTAATCGCGCCATCCGAATTTGAATTATTTCAGGCGACAAAATATGCCCGTGATCCCCACCGACCGAACAACATTTGTCTAGCTTTCTGTGTTACGATTCGTGCATGCAGTTTGCCAATAACATACTAGATTTTTCCCGGAGTGCTCCTCTTACAGAATGATATTAGATTGGTTACAATTTACGGATGTTTCAAATAAGTATCAATAAAGTTTGGTCAAGAACGATTTTAATATAACACCGCTTTCATGAAATCACTGGGTCACGGTAGAGTACTTTTGAAAAGTCAACCTTCAATCAATCACACATTGCGATGGAGTTACGGTGATAGGGAAATTGTTGATAAGTTCAAAGGTCAGTATGATACTGTGCTGAAGTCGAGTGGGTACAACGAAGAATTTCTATATAAACAGATCGACTTATTGAAGGCGACCTATAGAGGGCGCAATAACATGAAGCGATGCATTACAGAGTTTATACttacttttcaataaaaattaaaagtatGGAATCCGACATTCTTTTGACTTCTTTTTCAAAGGATGAATAGTGCACAGTGCACTGACCTACATTGAACGCATTCAGAATCAGCTAAATTTACGTGGAGAACGTGGACTGTGTGATAAACCGAACGgtaaaaaattcacatcagcaACCACAACAGATATCGCATTGCTACCTGTTATGGATCAATCCGCCTACTGACCAAAAGGTGACTGCCAATCTACAGATGTCAACTATCAGactaattttttacaatttcaaagcATTCAAGAGCGCACTGTATAATTAATCATATTAATGTTTTGTAACGGAGTATATGAGAAGCACTGAACCCATAAAACATCTTTACATCTCTTATCACTAATGACCATACATTTGTTACGTCATTGTCAATAATGCCCAAGGCAGCGGACTACTGAAAAACAtaacatttgtttacaaattcttCTAAAATTCTTAGTTGCCCTGAGTGGGTCTCAAACTGCAGCCAACAAAACAATTATTCTGTGCCCGACTTAATAACCCACTGACAAAGGAAATGGTATAAGCCAGCCATTCATGTATTGACCAGCATTGTTGCCGCTGAATTCTGTCTGAGGATTGATAAGCCATTTACTTACTGAGTACAACATTTTGTGATGCTTATCCTGACACTAGAGCAGACTGAAATAGTCCGCCGGCCGTATGCGGGCGCTATACGACCCCCCAACCCAACACTTGTGGCGTGAAGCGTCGCCGTTGGTCGTGGAGCGCCTTCACGCGATTGAATCTTTGAGCCTGCCGTTTCCATAGAACACTTTATTCACAGAGTAGACACTTATAATCGTCTGTATTGATATAAAAAGTATTTCTTTCGATCTTTAGCCACAACTGATCGTTAAGTCATATATCACTCACAAACAAAGTTTCTTACATTATTATACTGATATTTAATCGATAGATGAAAACTGATCACAGTGGTCAACAAATAAACAAGAACCAAGATCAAAAAAATAAGTCATACATAGCACAGTcctttggtggagggactgtgtacatAGGAAGCAGAAAGATGATCATGATAGAAAAATAAACGGCAAAATTGTTTATGTGAATGAAGAATCATCTGCCTTCAGGGATCGGAATGTCAATATTATCGTGTCAAAAAGGGTCCTCTTTGCTGTTTGGTATTTAACGTTCATGTAGGAACACATCAGCGGTTTAACGTCCTTGTCACATGGCAGCCTCTTCTTGCGACGACATACGCCCTCTATGGCTGACTCTTTCCGCAAAACCTGTTGTGAAAGTTTTCGCAAATTCATCCTTGAACATTACACTGGAGGCATTATGTTTCTTGCGGGTATTCCAGAATTCCTTGCTGATCTTTGAGTCTCTACGAAGTGATGATGAATCATCGATAATCAGTATTTTCACAAACATTCAGTACATATCTTCCTTTCTACGGTATACGATAAAAGTGAAGTAAGTCACATGATCATGACTTCTTAGTCATCAAGCAGGCGTGGTGGAGAGCGGGAACGAGATCTGGATCTGGATCTGGATCTGGAGCGATCTCTCAAAGGTGAAAGGGAGCGAGATCTTGAACGAGATCTTGAAGCATTCCTGACGATTACAGCTGCAGCCAGCGCAGCACGAGCTCCAGGCGAGAGAGAACGAGATCTGGAACGAGATCTTGATCTTGAGCGTGATCCTCTGCGAAACATTGTATCTGTGAGAAGACAAAAAGATACAGAGGACGAATTCAAGATAGCATTTGGATGGTTTTCTGCGTTAGGTTGTTAAAGGATAAAAAGACATATAAGACATATTAGGTGTAATAGCGAAcggaaaatgttacttttgcgTTGCGAGTCTACGACTTATGGTGGCTACTAACATGTTATGTGCTTCTGCCGTAAAATCGCACCACGGCGGATCAATGCCCGCTTGCATGACTTGATTTATGCGAAAATTTTGATCTCATTGGAAAAGTAAGTTTCATTTTGAATGAACTTTCACTTCATTTTAAAAtgcgaaatgttgaaatttgaaaaacacttGGAAAAAAGGAGAAACGCTGCCCTTACAAGACACGACAGCAAAATCTGTAAGGTTAGTACAGTCTCGGTTCTTTATGGTGAGGGTTTTCCATTCTCTTGATTATATTCGAAAACATACATTTGATTCTTTTTGTGCGAATCTCATGGACAGCCTAGGGTATCGTTTTGTCTACGCGTTGGTCAACAATATCAGTTGGAATTTAGATAACAACAGACGTTACACTAAGGAGTAACGCCACCTGTTGGATTCGAATGATGGGCTACAAGCCACCACCCCTCCAACCGCTATGGTACAATCAAACACTTCAAATGAAGCAAGACCGATATGGCCTGTACATCGCCAGGAGGCTGACAGACACAAATTGTGCCAGAACGCACGACTGATTTTCTTACATTGAAAAAAGAAACAGATTGACCGTATGAAACGTGCAGCTTGAGAATTAAGTATTACGATGGTCTACAACCACTATTGACGACAAAGCATAGCAGCAGACTGCCACGCCCTCCTCCGCAAAAGTACATTTCATATCAAACTTTGGATTTGGTTTTCTACTGAAAAAACTATTTTCAGTGGCAATCACTGCAACAAAATATTGTACTCAGAGTTAGTTTTGAACTATCGATAATTATACTTTAGAGTTACAAACTGAATGAGAACGAATCATGAAGTAGTCGAGAGAAGTCTGAGGAGGAGTTGTTGAAACTCAGGTACGCACATGCGATAAAGCGATAGGATAGAAACACTAAGAATCATATGCATATAGGTAATACAAGGCAATAGAAAAGTGAGCAATTCTAAGACTGTTGCAGTGAGAGAGACTATACATCGTTTTTCAGCTCCTTCCAGCGGACCCTGTCTGCGTTCTTTATTAGGATTGGAGACAAATAAATGACTTACCTTGCAAGTTATTTCAGATCCTGACGAAGTTAAAGTTGCCTTGCTGGTTGCGTTGTGAAGAATGCCCTATCGTATGTGCAAGCTCTCAAGTTATAGGTAAGAAACTTTGAGTCACTTGTCGGGTTGCTATTGGTCGGTGATGATGCACGGTAAACTTGATTGGCCAAGTTAGATGACGACGCGGAGATGGCACGGATTAGAACGAAGTATTCAATAATCATTAACaaattgatttaattttcatcaacGTGGGAGTCGATTGTACatatgaaatcttgatgaaggAATATAGCGTTACGTAAGACAATGTAAACAGGTGGGAACGATTTCAGTTTGCTATCTACCGCTAGTCACAATCTATCGCCTGGCAACGTTGTATGTCCagtattttcaacaattttgcaaTGAATAAATTCAAGCTGCTTAACTGCCCTCCAGTTTCGGCTGCCACTGGTGTTCCTGAAACACAAACCACAGAATTGAGATTCAGAAGTAGTAAAGACATGAAACAGAGAACACATCGCAAAATCACTGATCGCAAGAGATCGGGTTTCATGGTCATGCTCATTGCGTGGGTGTACAATCTGATGCGTGTCAAAGGTACCGTTTAAAATATAAACTAATGTTCTGCTGACATTTGCATTTTTTCGGGAGAATCTGAAAGCGATAAAAGATTTAGGGATGAAGAAGAAAACAAAGAGAGGGAAAGTGAATTTTTTAAGTTCATTCTTGATGATAATTCGAGTGTTCCAATGAGGTGTTTTCGACATCGGTGTGGCGTGATATAAGAATTCTCAGGGAGTTACCGTCAATAACATTATAAGAACAACGCGGGTCAAGCACGCGTGATGACCTTGACTATCAATGCGACAGGTAATATTTTTCCCAGGGCAGGTTGATGGCGCTACCGGAATGCAATGCAAATTAAAATTCTATTGATTAACTCTTTTGGAGCGAATCGCAATTatcaatctttattttcttAGACAGTTGTAATTGATTACAATCGACACTTCGGATAATTGAGATAAGCATAAAATAATCAAGCATCAAAAAATCGTGCTCAAAACAGTCTGAGATTCATATGCGGGGAAAATCACGTACGTCACTCAAAGTCATTTCGAAACTTTTGCCACGATGTTAAACTCAATCCGATCAAACATCTGTTGTGGCATTGGTCATAATGATGTATCGTTAACATGGCAGAATGATATTTGATCCTAATGTGCATGAGATTGGCACTGGCCACCtctttattttcaataaagtcTAACAGTCTATGGAAAAAAGTGTCATTCTTCGATTTAGATGAGTATAGCTCTGTCTTATATTTGTCTCAATCTTACCTTCCAAAgtgtgattttcaaaaacattataaaacgacgccacatattttacatttggcctTCGTCGAACAAAAATAATCCTAATAATAAGCTTAACGGCGTGGTTCTACAATCATGGGAGGTATTTTCTCCATATCCGACTTCCTTATAATACGAACAGGATTTACAATGTTATTAATAATTAATGACATTAATACGTAACTTATCATTATGTTTCAATATCAAATACAGCGTTACAGCCCCAGGCTGTTTCTCTGAGATGCGGCTTaaagatttttattttcaaattattgatCAGTTTGCAAGCCCTGTCATCAAAACGAACTTGCAGGGCAAATGCACCTACAGGGAAGTTATTATATCTAAATGTGTCTGGATGATCTGTTGCTGAGCCCGTAGACACAATTGAATACTCAAAAGCTAATATAATCTTTCTGTTCGACATAAGTTTCTATAGGGGTCTGTTATCTGAAGCCGATGAGTGACATCATACTCAAAACACAATATTGAAGGTCATGTCATGTTGAAACAACCAATCTTGATCAGATTTCAACTCCGCTGTAACTCCAGTGTTAGTTCTGCAATTCCAGTGTTGACTTTGATATCAGCAATCATATTTTGCCTGTGCGGTTTGATAATATCACAGTCCGTCATTTTCGGTACCAATTTAATCATGTTAATCAACAATCGACCGTACACGTTGTGGACTGTTTCTAAATTCACAATCTCCGAACTGAGTCACAGCTATGATAGAACCCTTGCAAGAAAAGGGTAAAAATTGCGCCAGTACGAGATCAAAAACTAAGAAAAGAGCCAGCGGTGAAATAAAAACTGACACTTTGCAGCGACTAGTAAGTTATGATTTGCGAACTATTATTATTTCCAGCAAGTTAAGGAGTCGTAGCCTTTCGTCAGCTGAGCAACTGCAAAAACAAGAGagtaaaatatagaaatacatgCACACATGAAGGAAAAATGCAGACGACCCATCAAAGATATGACTTCTGGctttgaaaacatttaaacttaAGAACAATCAGAGCCTGGCGATAGAAAATGCGATGACTCGAATGTTCCTAACAGCTGAAGAAAGTTTCTCAGCTAGTATAGGACCGactgttcaagtttggtgctggTTGTATTATCACCATTATTTGTCAAGAAGAATCTGACTCACATGTCGAAAGTGCCCCTCATGAGGGTTGGTGACTAGGCAGACTATTTCGAAAATAATCTCCATCGTAGCGTTTTGTCTCCCATGTTACATCGTACGCATAAAAGTATACGATGTACACCTGGATGAATTACATAACGTTAAATAGCCGCTACATAATTGCCATTGCCATTAAAGACATAGAGGCAGTTGCTGCATACGCCGCGGCCACATGATGTACCCATGACGTTGAGTGGGTCGTGTGCACTAGCTCGCACCAGTTGGCCCTTGTTGTCAATGTGTGCATGTCACGTGATGATAGAGATGTGAAGTGTGTTATCAGGTAAACAGAGAAAACTagataaaatgataaaatgattaCATGGACACGTCGATACAGGGAATGGTTAATAAGAACAAAGGGTATAtaatatgtttttcaatatgcaATTATATTGTCGATGATCATGAATGAGTTGTCGGGACTATAGACTTCCGTTTTCAACAAATACATTGGATGTTTATCAGACATAGGTTATGCATTTTGACATGGAACTACAAAACTGTATTTCAAGAGGGGAACAAAATACTAGAAACGTATTACAAATTACAACAATTGAAGTTTGAACCATGTTATGTTCCCATTTATCACTAACTTGCTGTGAACGCCTTGACTTTCCAAGATGCAAAAATCATTCACATCACGCGTCAAAACTACCCCTACCATGTATACCCCGCTCTGAAATCGGATGTACAATGGGTTCGTCCTTCTTGTTACCTTGAAGAGTTATGAACGTGTGATTGTGAGCCTTGCGAAATGACTGTGCAAACCACCCGACGGTTACTAGAAAGCGTCTTAGCTCTTGAATTCTCAATAATTGCACCACTCTCTACATATCAGAATGTTCAGGTTCAGGGTGTCATCTGTCATCGATATTCACATCTTGTGAGTTTCTCGGCAACGGTTGCCGTATTAAaccggtattttcccgccaagaCAAACGAAACGCAGATCAAAACAGCGTCATTAGAAGGACCAGTTTAAGAGATGTATCTAAGAGAAATTCAAGTATCAAGATGAAGCTTTCAATGAACCTCTGGGTTTACTGGAATCTACTATTGTGTGAAGACGGAGTGAAACGTTTAAACTCTCGATGTGCTAACGTCTCCACAATgttactgagagagagagagagagagagagagagagagagagagagagagagagagagagagagagagagagagagacagagatgtGACTTGCTTTGAATTGTCAGTGAACAACCATCATTTTAATACacaacatgaaaaattaattcGAACATGGTTAAATCAAAATTCATTTGATTAAATATCTTTTCATGGTTTTCAACCTCATTCTCAAATATCTTAGAAGGAATAGAGTAAAGTGAGCGGTGACAACATTTCCTGTTAAACAACTAGTGAGTACATGTTTACACTACATTACAAATTTTTAAACACTTCAAAGTTACAGGCGTTCGccttttttcacaaaagatgACGTCATATTCCAGCAAACAAATGAGAGACTAGATGACTTCATTAACATAAGACTTCTGGAAACTTCCCAtttcttcgatgacgtcaccgATTTTGATCTGAAAATCTCCGTTACGTTCCGATTGTCTGTTATCACACTATCGCAAATCAAACATGTTTACGTTTCGTTGGCTTGGCGGGAAAACACTGGTTTATTTACAGAACACTAAAGTCCCGGGCTACTTTAGAGTACAGCTCGATGGAATGGTATCTGTGATGGCAATTTGCAATGTTTTGTGAAATGAAGTAAAGCCATTTGGTTAGTGACCTTTAACCCGTATAAAGCTTCCTCTAGGCCTAAGCTCAGTTGTATCATTCTGATCGTAAAGAATTGAATTTCGGGAATGTCAAGTTCACATTAGTtggcgcctcgaaattgaaagacatttCTCCAACTTTTCTCAACGAAGCTTTAAAACATtgtctttcgaaatcaagagcagaaatcaggggtcactttgcaatattttataCTGAAGAATGAAATACAGCAACCAAATATTATTTACCGGActggaatttcaaaatagccgccatcactgtataaaatacattgaaaaataaaattttcgattgtcAAAAAACGGTGCCTGTGAAAACTATATTTAGTCAATGAGCTTTAGCGTGAGtcccacaaatggtagaccaGCGATGCatcgtaaaaatttgagagttcgaatatttGTCGACGAGGCACATTCCACCTTAGTCCCTTACCACTCTAACCTGACCGTAGAGCATGTAGCAAACACCGAAATCGATATCTTTGCGTGTAAGTCAGTCTAGGTAAGTTTGACAAGGGATGCGCTCTAAGGCTTGAGTTATCTCAAATGGATTCAGCCCCTTTGAACGAGGTGACGATTATGTCGATGATAGAGTAAGGGATGGagcatttgatatcctggggggggttTTCTcgatgattttcaaaaacatatacATATTCccagcaaatgtcaataaaaaaatcagccagagggGTATTAGGAAAAAAGATGGCTCACTAAggtgaaaggaaaaaaatcaatcaagAGTTACTTTCCGgaacacaatttttatttttagggtGCCCTGCTGGAGCAAATTGAAGACTGTGTCAGATACACAATG is a window encoding:
- the LOC139140911 gene encoding ran-specific GTPase-activating protein-like; this translates as MQTTADAGGKFRDEKGEEQCQNESTGTRQHLDNADEVNVDTEDQDHGMELLQTTNVIDGEPWDKKEEEHHQNDNPPIQKHFDNADVVNVDMEETPLPSKVDSGLVLTPPSTAATSEETTRSGDVDTRTQVRVTIAHREKTDLTTVKGEDEVLYSQHARLDRFDHTTKEWIEHGSVNLKFVKEKISGHIRLSIRGDQSSPDFADCYLNTEMELRPKSGSDSSWRLNVKDFTAEGPNTERQIALIFKTSEEAKEFKQNFEQCQAMLTRTNRKAERLELTTIEDTLKAIGALLKDRRSAQMWRCDSCLVSNSYLTIKCGGCDAWQPELLQLDKGL